TATAATAAGTTTACAAAGTCAGCGCTAACGAAAAGAGGAATGCTTCATGCGAATACTGATTGTAGAAGACGAGGTCAACCTGGCCGACGCCTTATCTCAAATTTTGAAAAAGAATAATTACTCCGTGGACGTCGCTCATGACGGTCAATCGGGATTGGATAACGCCTTATGCGGCATCTATGATCTGCTGCTCCTGGATATCATGCTTCCGGAGATGGACGGGATTACGGTGCTGAAAAAGCTTCGCGAGGAAGGTATTGCGACCCCGGTTATCATGCTTACCGCCAAGGGAGAAATAAACGATAAGATTACCGGGCTGGATTACGGAGCGGACGATTACGTAGCCAAGCCATTCTCGACCGGAGAACTGCTGGCGCGGATCAGGGCGGCATTACGAAGAAGGGGCGAGGTTGTTCCGGAGGATGGTCTGAAGTACGGCGATATCGAGCTTAACACCTCCAACCTGAAGCTGATGTGCAAAGGAAAGGAGCTTAAGGTAATCCTGAAGGAAAGCGAATTAATGGAGCTTCTTATTGCAAGGAAAACCGCGGTCACTTCCAAAGAACAGATTATCGAGAAGCTATGGGGCTTTGATTCGGACGTGGAGCATAACAATGTGGAGGTTTATATCTCTTTCTTAAGGAAAAAGCTTGTGTTCCTGCAATCCGGCGTAAAAATTAACACCATTCGGGGCGTTGGTTACGTACTGGAGGCGACCTCCTGATGTTTAATCGGCTGCGCAACCGCTTCCTGATCGTTAATATGGTGATCATCAGCTTCATTATGATTCTGGCCTTTTCTTCCATTTATACGATTACCTATCAGAACAACCGCAAGACCATGAATGAGGATCTTATTCAAATATCGGAGTTTTACCGTAAGCAGGAAGGCCCCGAGGGCGGCAAGTACAGCGGTGGAGGCGGTGGCCATGGACGCGGGGATATGATGGTTCCCGACGGCAAAATGAAGGCCGGTCCGCCGCCGGAGCGTTCGGTATCTTTTGCGCTTACGACGGATGCCGATTGGAACATTACGAACACGGATTCCCGCTTCGATATGGACAGCGACTTCTATACGCTTGCCATCAAAGCCGCCTCATCGGGCGATTCCGACCGCGGCGAGTTTAATCTCGACGGCAACCGCTGGGCCTATGACGTGCAGCAGGTTATGGAGGGTTATTCGGTCGTCTTCCTGGACGTCACGAATCAGCATCAGTTCCTGATGACGCTTCTGTATACGTTCCTTGCCGTAGGCTTCATTATGCTTATCGTCATCTATTTCACGAGCCGATACTTTGCGAACCGTTCGATTGCGCCCGTCAAGGAAGCCTTCGACAAGCAGAAGCGGTTCATCGCGGACGCGTCCCATGAGCTGCGGACGCCGCTCGCCGTTATTAATACGAACGCCGATGTGCTGCTGTCCAACAACGATGACTTGATCCGCAATCAAGAAAAGTGGCTGCATCATATCAAGTCGGAGACGGAGCGAATGCGGACGCTGACAAGCGATCTGCTGTACCTGACTCAGATGGATGATGCGCGGGAAAATGTGATTTTCGCTCCGTTCAACTTAAGCGAGGCGGTGGAGAGCGTTATTCTGACGCTCGAAGCGGTCATCTTCGAGAAGGACATTGCGCTTAGCTACGACATCTCGCCGGAGCTGTCCATCAACGGCAACGTGGAGCAAATGAAGCAGGTAGCGCTCATTCTGCTGGATAATGCCATCAAGTATACCAATACCAAGGGCAAGATCGACCTCACGCTGAAAAAACACGGCAGCGAAGTGGTGCTTAACGTCACCAACTCCGGAGAGGGCATCCCGCCCGAGCATCTGGGCAAAATCTTCGACCGCTTCTACCGCGCCGACGCCTCCCGCTCCCGCAAACACGGCGGCTACGGCCTAGGCCTCGCCATCGCCAAAGCGATCGTCGAGCAGCACAAAGGAAAAATCCACGCTAAAAGCGTGCCGGGCGAGACCACCTCGTTCTCCGTTCAGCTCCCGGTTGAACGTCACTAGATTGGAGCGGCCGTGCAGGGTTCACCTGCACGGCCGTTTTTTGCGTATGGCGGCCTGACGAGCGGACAGAGTTTCCTTTGGCAACCTTGCCAAATCCCCCATTAACCTAGCCCTCCACCTGTCCCCTAACCATTCTCTGACCGGCTCCATTGGTCTGTCTTCTCTCCGCAGACCATTTTTGCCCGGTAACCTCAGCTACCCGCATGCCGCCAATATACTCGCAGCTCCTTAACCTACACTTTCGCGGTTTATTTTTAAACTAACCTCTACTTCCGTTGCTCCCCTCATTCTTGCCGTACTTTTGCCTATTCGCGAGCTGATCGGTATCGCTAAACCGCTAACGAAACTACATATTCTTATTTGCCCCAAATAGGCTATCCAGAATTTCTAATGAAACTACGTATCGCTATTCCCTGCTTTGACCCACTTCTGTGCCCCTAATCTGTCAAATAGAGATATGACGTTTCGTTAGATTCGAAAAACTCCCGTTTTTCATCAAATAGCGATACGACGTTTCGTTAGAATATGTCCTGTCCCTCCTGTTCCCCCATCCCAAATTATGAGGGAGGATCCTTGGGCTGCAGGTGGAGAAAAGGAGCTGGGGTATCGCCTGAGGAGCGGAGCGTTCGCCTTTGCCGGCGGGAAATATCCGCTAAAGCGGATTCCAACCGAAATTTCCTGCCGGCAACAGCGACCGAAGGCGATACCCCAGCTCCCCTCCCGCCGACGATCCAATCCGCCCTCATATCCCACCCTCACCATTTAAGTTTGACTAAAGGTTCCCGCTCTAAAATAACTCCATAACGTTCAGGCAAAATGCCTACTAAGGAGTTGATTACGATTTTCCGCACGCGCAAATCCAAAATTCTGACCACTATAGCGGTTATTCTGCTTATCGTAGCAGCCATTCTGTACAAGCTTGCCGACCGGTACTTAATCGAGCATGTCGAGGTGAAAGTAACGCCTGGCACCTCCATCACGCAGGGGACCAGCACCGGCACCAGCTCTGACTCTGGCTCTGGAACCGGCTCTAACTCAACCTCAAGCTCCGGCACAAGCAGCGGCACCTCCACTTCAACGACATCTACGGATGCCGAATACGATGACTGGAATTACAAGGATGACAACGAGACGATCAGCATCAAGAAGGTGGAGACCGGCTCCGGCTCGGATATGATCACTTACTATGTCGCCGACGTCGCGTTTAACAGCAAAATGAACTTGCTTACCGCTTTCGCCAAGGATTCATTTGGCACCAATATCACCCAGAACACCTCAACCATTGCATCCAATAACAATGCGGTGTTCGCCATTAACGGCGATTACTACGGCTTCCGCAGCGACGGGGTTGTTATCCGCAACGGCACCGTTTACAGGGACGAACCCGCACGGATTGGCTTGGCCATGTTTAACGACGGCACGATGAAGTCCTACGACGAGGAAGAAACCTCAACCGACGACCTGCTCGCGCAAGGGGTAACAAACGCTTTCTCCTTTGGCCCGGCCCTCGTTACAGACGGCGAAATCGCCGGCGACTTCAGCCATGTGGAGATCGATAAAAACTTCGGCAACCGCTCGATCCAAAACTCGAACCCGCGGACCGGCATCGGAATGATCTCCGCGAACCATTACGTGTTTGTTGTCGTTGACGGACGAAGCACCGGCTACAGCCGCGGCATGACGCTGACGGAATTCGCAGACCTGTTCAAGGAGCTTGGTGCGACCGAAGCTTACAATCTCGACGGCGGCGGCTCATCCACGATGTATTTCATGGGACGCGTCGTGAACAATCCGCTCGGCAAGGGCAATGAACGAGGCGTAAGCGACATTATCTATATTCCGCAATCTTAAGAAATGGAGGCATAACCAATGACTATACTTATCCCCTCGTATGAGCCGGACGAAAGACTGCTCACGCTTATTCATCATCTGAAAGAGGAGACCGAAGGCACCTCCATTCTGATTGTCGATGACGGGAGCGGAGAGCGATATAAGCCGATCTTCGATTCGGCCGCGGAAGCAGGCTGCACGGTGCTCCGGCATCCCGTTAACCAGGGCAAGGGCTGCGCGCTCAAGACCGGCTTCGATTATGTCCGGCAGCATGGCGGCACGGACGGCGTAATCTGCGCTGACAGCGACGGCCAGCATCTGCCCGAGGATATCCTCAGAATTACCGATGCCGTGCGCAAAAACCGCAATCATATCGTACTCGGAAGCCGGCAATTTACCGGCAAAGTGCCGCTGCGCAGCCGCTTTGGCAATTCGGCGACACGGATGGTCTACGCGCTGGCGACAGGGAAGCCGATTCAAGATACGCAGACCGGCCTCCGCGGCTACTCCTCCGAGATGCTCGACTGGCTATGCAAAGTGCCGGGCGAACGGTTCGAATACGAGATGAACATGCTGCTGGAAGCGCCCAAGGCGGGTTATGATTTTGTAGAGGTGCCGATCGAGACGGTCTATCTGGAGAACAATAAGTCCTCCCACTTTCGTCCGCTAGCGGATTCGGCCAAAATCTATTTCCCGTTCCTGAAGTTCGTCACCTCATCGGGCTTCTCGGCGGTTATCGATTTCGTGCTGCTGTTCCTCCTGCAATGGATGACGGGAAGCCTGCTCGCATCAGTCATCGGGGCTAGGGTAATCAGCTCGATCTTCAACTTTACGATGAACCGCCGCTATGTGTTTAACGATGGACAAGGGATATCGGTGCGAAAGTCGCTTCCCCGGTATTTCTCTCTTGTGGTCATTATTTTGGTAGCCAACTACGCCCTCCTGTATCTATTTCACGAGAGCATAGGAATCCCGCTGTTTATTGCCAAGCTGATGACGGAGGTCCTCTTGTTCGCCTTCAGCTATCTCGTCCAAAGGAAGTTCGTTTACTGAACTTTATCAGTAAATATAAAAAGACAGCGAGTCCCGATAGCGGATACTCGCTGTCTTTTTGGTTATACGGCAATTGCAGCTAGCTTCAGCCAAATCATAAGCTAACATATTTAGAACACCGACTCCTATTCTTCTTCACAGGATAGTGATCACCGCTTATTCAAAATCAGTACGGAAGCTGATGCCCTTGTTCGCTTCCAATTCTTCCCGCAATTGATCCAGCTTCTCGGACGCTCTCCGGTAAGCATCACTGCCCAGGAACAATTGGACCGGGGGATTCGACGATTCCGCCAGATCAATGAACACCTCTGCCGCTTTTTCAGGATCGCCAAGCTGCTTGCCGTCTGTCGCTACGAACTGGTTGTGCCCAGAGTGAAGCTCGCTGTAATCCTCAATTTTATTGGCAGACAGTACCAGGGAATCTGCCTTATTGAACTGGGTTCTAAATCCCCCGGGTGCTACTGCCGTCACTTTGATCCCCAGAGATTGCACATCCTGAGCAAGCACCTCCGTCAATCCCATTAGCGAGAACTTCGTCGCTGCATACACACTCCAGCCCATATGCGGAGCGAAGCCGGCAATTGAGGCAATATTGAAGATATGCCCTGATCGCTGCTTCCGCATATAGGGCAGTACACTTTGAATGACATTAATCGGACCAAATACATTGACTTCAAAGTTGGCCATGATTTCCTTCTGCAACAGCTCCTCAATCGCACCGCCGATACCATAGCCTGCATTGTTAACGGCCACATCTATTTGCCCGAACTGCTCATACGTCTTGTTCACGGATGCCTGAATCGAACCCGCTTGTGTCAGATCAACCGCCAATGGCAGGAATTGTCCTTCTGACACCTCACCCACAGCCTGCTTTAAATCTTCTATGTTACGTGAAGTTGCAGCGACTCTATATCCGCGCTTAATCAATTCTCTCACCAAGGACAGTCCCAGTCCTTTCGAAGCACCGGTCACGTACCATACTTTAGCATGTTGCATATTTTCCCCTCCAATGGATAATCACTACTGTGTATATGGGCAATTGCTACAGGTCTGTTGGAACAAACTTATTATGCTCCCGCCAGGCTAAATTCCGTTAGAATATTATTCTCACGTCCTTGCCTATTATTCTCACTCCGCTTAACAAATAGAGTTCAAGAATTTATAATGGAACACAGTAATGGGAGGGATGCACATGCTAGATGACGCTCAAAAAACATATAATAAACAGTTGGAGCTTGCGCAACTCGTCGAGAAGTTCTCTGGTGCAGATGGCGACCATTCTACCCCCATCCCCTCATTGCATCTGGTCCGCGATTCCCGCTCCGAGGTTCCGATATGCAGAATTCAAAAACCTTCGCTATGCATTGTAGCTCAAGGCGAGAAGGTTATCATGCTCGCAGATGAGCGCTACCAATACGGGGTATCCGATTACCTGGCGGTGTCGCTGGATGTACCGATAACCGGCCGGGCTACTCAGCCCTCTCCTGAATCCCCCTACTTAGCGATTCGTCTAGATTTAGAGGCCAGCCAAATCTTTCAGATCATGAAGGAGACGGAATTACTTCCCGACAGCACCAATAGATATCACAGAGGGCTATTCGTAGGAAAAATGAATAATGCTCTCCTCGATGCAGCCGTCAGACTGGTAGGCCTGTTAGAGACGCCGAAGGACATTCCGGCACTGGCGCCCCTCGTCATACGTGAGATTATTTACAGACTC
This region of Paenibacillus sp. JDR-2 genomic DNA includes:
- a CDS encoding response regulator transcription factor — translated: MRILIVEDEVNLADALSQILKKNNYSVDVAHDGQSGLDNALCGIYDLLLLDIMLPEMDGITVLKKLREEGIATPVIMLTAKGEINDKITGLDYGADDYVAKPFSTGELLARIRAALRRRGEVVPEDGLKYGDIELNTSNLKLMCKGKELKVILKESELMELLIARKTAVTSKEQIIEKLWGFDSDVEHNNVEVYISFLRKKLVFLQSGVKINTIRGVGYVLEATS
- a CDS encoding sensor histidine kinase yields the protein MFNRLRNRFLIVNMVIISFIMILAFSSIYTITYQNNRKTMNEDLIQISEFYRKQEGPEGGKYSGGGGGHGRGDMMVPDGKMKAGPPPERSVSFALTTDADWNITNTDSRFDMDSDFYTLAIKAASSGDSDRGEFNLDGNRWAYDVQQVMEGYSVVFLDVTNQHQFLMTLLYTFLAVGFIMLIVIYFTSRYFANRSIAPVKEAFDKQKRFIADASHELRTPLAVINTNADVLLSNNDDLIRNQEKWLHHIKSETERMRTLTSDLLYLTQMDDARENVIFAPFNLSEAVESVILTLEAVIFEKDIALSYDISPELSINGNVEQMKQVALILLDNAIKYTNTKGKIDLTLKKHGSEVVLNVTNSGEGIPPEHLGKIFDRFYRADASRSRKHGGYGLGLAIAKAIVEQHKGKIHAKSVPGETTSFSVQLPVERH
- a CDS encoding phosphodiester glycosidase family protein, whose amino-acid sequence is MPTKELITIFRTRKSKILTTIAVILLIVAAILYKLADRYLIEHVEVKVTPGTSITQGTSTGTSSDSGSGTGSNSTSSSGTSSGTSTSTTSTDAEYDDWNYKDDNETISIKKVETGSGSDMITYYVADVAFNSKMNLLTAFAKDSFGTNITQNTSTIASNNNAVFAINGDYYGFRSDGVVIRNGTVYRDEPARIGLAMFNDGTMKSYDEEETSTDDLLAQGVTNAFSFGPALVTDGEIAGDFSHVEIDKNFGNRSIQNSNPRTGIGMISANHYVFVVVDGRSTGYSRGMTLTEFADLFKELGATEAYNLDGGGSSTMYFMGRVVNNPLGKGNERGVSDIIYIPQS
- a CDS encoding bifunctional glycosyltransferase family 2/GtrA family protein, with product MTILIPSYEPDERLLTLIHHLKEETEGTSILIVDDGSGERYKPIFDSAAEAGCTVLRHPVNQGKGCALKTGFDYVRQHGGTDGVICADSDGQHLPEDILRITDAVRKNRNHIVLGSRQFTGKVPLRSRFGNSATRMVYALATGKPIQDTQTGLRGYSSEMLDWLCKVPGERFEYEMNMLLEAPKAGYDFVEVPIETVYLENNKSSHFRPLADSAKIYFPFLKFVTSSGFSAVIDFVLLFLLQWMTGSLLASVIGARVISSIFNFTMNRRYVFNDGQGISVRKSLPRYFSLVVIILVANYALLYLFHESIGIPLFIAKLMTEVLLFAFSYLVQRKFVY
- a CDS encoding SDR family NAD(P)-dependent oxidoreductase encodes the protein MQHAKVWYVTGASKGLGLSLVRELIKRGYRVAATSRNIEDLKQAVGEVSEGQFLPLAVDLTQAGSIQASVNKTYEQFGQIDVAVNNAGYGIGGAIEELLQKEIMANFEVNVFGPINVIQSVLPYMRKQRSGHIFNIASIAGFAPHMGWSVYAATKFSLMGLTEVLAQDVQSLGIKVTAVAPGGFRTQFNKADSLVLSANKIEDYSELHSGHNQFVATDGKQLGDPEKAAEVFIDLAESSNPPVQLFLGSDAYRRASEKLDQLREELEANKGISFRTDFE
- a CDS encoding AraC family transcriptional regulator, with product MHMLDDAQKTYNKQLELAQLVEKFSGADGDHSTPIPSLHLVRDSRSEVPICRIQKPSLCIVAQGEKVIMLADERYQYGVSDYLAVSLDVPITGRATQPSPESPYLAIRLDLEASQIFQIMKETELLPDSTNRYHRGLFVGKMNNALLDAAVRLVGLLETPKDIPALAPLVIREIIYRLLSDDQGDVFKQIAMAGSNYASIAEVVERIKRDYNQPLRIEELAELAHMSSSSLYRHFKEVTAMTPVQYQKQIRLQEARRRLLTESTHVADIAFEVGYESPSQFSREYARLFGFSPVSDIKRFS